In Quercus lobata isolate SW786 chromosome 12, ValleyOak3.0 Primary Assembly, whole genome shotgun sequence, a genomic segment contains:
- the LOC115972295 gene encoding MDIS1-interacting receptor like kinase 2-like isoform X1 translates to MGLTSFIRKGRKPRNIQNENLYPISTFDGKEMYKEILAATGNFDAVYCLGSGGYGSVYKAQLPSGDIIAVKKIHASSCDGDLIDQKEFHNEIVALTEIWHRNIVKLYGFCSSTQHSLLMYEYLEKGSLATILSKEEEAKELDWSRRVNIVKGVSHAMAYMHHDCSPPIVHRDISSKNVLLDSDYVAHVSDFGTAKLLKQDSSNWTSFVGTYGYVAPELAYTMQVTEKCDVYSFGVLALEVIKGNHPGDFIYSAFSPSANILLKDVLDQRLQPPTGEVRDELIKILTIATACLHANPQSRPTMLMISRQLSSSIVQVPTTVTSGELVRV, encoded by the exons ATGGGACTGACAAGTTTTATAAGGAAAGGGAGAAAGCCACGAAATATACAAAATGAAAACTTGTATCCCATATCAACCTTTGATGGGAAAGAAATGTATAAAGAAATTTTAGCAGCCACTGGGAATTTTGATGCTGTATATTGCCTTGGGAGTGGTGGATATGGAAGCGTTTATAAAGCACAATTGCCTTCGGGTGATATTATAGCTGTAAAGAAAATCCATGCTTCATCGTGTGACGGTGATTTGATAGATCAGAAGGAGTTTCATAATGAGATAGTGGCACTAACAGAAATTTGGCACCGAAACATTGTGAAACTATATGGTTTTTGTTCAAGCACACAACACTCGTTGTTGATGTATGAATACCTTGAGAAGGGCAGCTTGGCCACAATCCtaagcaaagaagaagaagctaaagAATTGGATTGGAGTAGAAGGGTGAATATTGTTAAAGGGGTTTCACATGCCATGGCATACATGCACCATGATTGCTCACCGCCAATTGTTCATAGAGACATATCAAGCAAGAATGTTTTGCTGGATTCTGATTATGTAGCTCATGTCTCTGATTTTGGCACTGCTAAACTTCTGAAGCAAGACTCATCAAATTGGACAAGCTTTGTAGGCACATATGGATATGTTGCACCAG AGCTTGCTTACACTATGCAGGTGACTGAGAAATGTGATGTCTATAGTTTTGGAGTTTTAGCACTTGAAGTGATCAAAGGAAATCATCCTGGTGATTTCATCTATTCTGCATTTTCCCCATCGGCTAACATATTGTTGAAGGATGTATTGGACCAACGCCTTCAACCTCCCACGGGTGAGGTTCGGGATGAATTGATAAAGATTTTAACTATTGCAACTGCTTGCTTACATGCTAATCCACAATCTAGGCCAACCATGCTCATGATTTCTAGGCAGTTATCATCCTCAATTGTGCAGGTTCCTACAACAGTCACATCTGGAGAACTAGTCAGGGTCTAA
- the LOC115972295 gene encoding MDIS1-interacting receptor like kinase 2-like isoform X2 yields the protein MGLTSFIRKGRKPRNIQNENLYPISTFDGKEMYKEILAATGNFDAVYCLGSGGYGSVYKAQLPSGDIIAVKKIHASSCDGDLIDQKEFHNEIVALTEIWHRNIVKLYGFCSSTQHSLLMYEYLEKGSLATILSKEEEAKELDWSRRVNIVKGVSHAMAYMHHDCSPPIVHRDISSKNVLLDSDYVAHVSDFGTAKLLKQDSSNWTSFVGTYGYVAPELAYTMQVTEKCDVYSFGVLALEVIKGNHPGDFIYSAFSPSANILLKDVLDQRLQPPTGSYNSHIWRTSQGLNHKAIMSAANICTCGHHHLP from the exons ATGGGACTGACAAGTTTTATAAGGAAAGGGAGAAAGCCACGAAATATACAAAATGAAAACTTGTATCCCATATCAACCTTTGATGGGAAAGAAATGTATAAAGAAATTTTAGCAGCCACTGGGAATTTTGATGCTGTATATTGCCTTGGGAGTGGTGGATATGGAAGCGTTTATAAAGCACAATTGCCTTCGGGTGATATTATAGCTGTAAAGAAAATCCATGCTTCATCGTGTGACGGTGATTTGATAGATCAGAAGGAGTTTCATAATGAGATAGTGGCACTAACAGAAATTTGGCACCGAAACATTGTGAAACTATATGGTTTTTGTTCAAGCACACAACACTCGTTGTTGATGTATGAATACCTTGAGAAGGGCAGCTTGGCCACAATCCtaagcaaagaagaagaagctaaagAATTGGATTGGAGTAGAAGGGTGAATATTGTTAAAGGGGTTTCACATGCCATGGCATACATGCACCATGATTGCTCACCGCCAATTGTTCATAGAGACATATCAAGCAAGAATGTTTTGCTGGATTCTGATTATGTAGCTCATGTCTCTGATTTTGGCACTGCTAAACTTCTGAAGCAAGACTCATCAAATTGGACAAGCTTTGTAGGCACATATGGATATGTTGCACCAG AGCTTGCTTACACTATGCAGGTGACTGAGAAATGTGATGTCTATAGTTTTGGAGTTTTAGCACTTGAAGTGATCAAAGGAAATCATCCTGGTGATTTCATCTATTCTGCATTTTCCCCATCGGCTAACATATTGTTGAAGGATGTATTGGACCAACGCCTTCAACCTCCCACGG GTTCCTACAACAGTCACATCTGGAGAACTAGTCAGGGTCTAAATCATAAGGCTATTATGTCTGCTGCAAACATATGCACCTGCGGACATCATCATTTACCTTGA